A DNA window from Brassica napus cultivar Da-Ae chromosome C1, Da-Ae, whole genome shotgun sequence contains the following coding sequences:
- the LOC106375685 gene encoding uncharacterized protein LOC106375685, producing the protein MPLPWKKSKSGRISKFVSDLQQSPKRGGSLVVETGFPTSLIHLFFKNRDRLKKSSSKRNNNNKAQIPTGPSHSHSTRQRVASLPPPISSLPASVTEDPAASKIDESFVCDGGSTPENRNDGNGGDHDGGGGGGCCVLMVVAIKVFVVAVLALSTKKLAVGITFSAFALLFLEFAVPRVLTLLNLCPNAQVRLDSLIRKLIGTKKLESSPPSSSSPSSSTQERTRNNVSFEIIETLQEQRDRIEETRVPEPPPENQPAAEEREVLTIRDVVFTKEKSKSAKLKSKIVKKIVPKKLRSYKKKKKLKKMKEKEEAEGVEIEIFEEGGEGSTTEASSLYSEDITESEVSERYEIGSNPPLLESCEEEEEEDESKRDLTKVMVMIVIALAGLLGGKVLAIVLTVSSCLFLRLVCSKSQTIL; encoded by the coding sequence ATGCCTTTGCCTTGGAAGAAATCGAAATCGGGTCGGATCTCCAAATTCGTATCGGACCTCCAACAATCTCCCAAACGCGGCGGATCTCTCGTCGTCGAAACTGGCTTCCCAACTTCCCTtatccatctcttcttcaagAACCGCGATCGTCTCAAAAAATCTTCTTCTAAacgaaacaacaacaacaaagctcAGATACCAACCGGTCCGAGTCATTCTCATTCGACACGTCAGCGTGTTGCGTCTCTCCCTCCTCCTATTTCTTCGCTTCCAGCGTCGGTGACGGAGGATCCCGCGGCGAGTAAGATTGATGAAAGCTTCGTCTGTGACGGTGGCTCAACACCTGAGAACAGAAACGACGGAAACGGCGGTGATCAcgacggcggaggaggaggaggatgttGCGTATTAATGGTGGTGGCGATTAAGGTCTTCGTGGTGGCTGTGCTCGCCTTGAGCACGAAAAAGCTCGCCGTGGGGATCACTTTCTCCGCCTTCGCCCTCCTCTTCCTCGAGTTCGCCGTGCCGCGTGTCCTCACGCTCCTCAATCTCTGCCCCAACGCGCAGGTTCGGCTCGATTCATTGATCAGAAAGCTCATAGGGACGAAGAAGCTTGAATCATccccaccatcatcatcatcaccatcatcatcgaCGCAAGAGAGAACAAGAAACAATGTCTCCTTCGAAATCATCGAAACCTTACAAGAACAGAGAGATCGCATCGAGGAAACTCGAGTTCCCGAACCACCACCGGAGAACCAACCCGCGGCGGAGGAGAGAGAAGTGCTGACGATCAGAGACGTGGTGTTCACGAAGGAGAAAAGTAAAAGCGCGAAGCTTAAGTCAAAGATCGTGAAGAAGATCGTGCCGAAGAAGCTGAGGAgttacaagaagaagaagaagctgaagaagatgaaagaaaaagaagaagcggAAGGTGTGGAGATTGAGATATTCGAAGAAGGAGGAGAAGGGTCTACGACAGAAGCTTCCAGCTTGTATTCGGAAGATATAACCGAGAGCGAAGTGTCTGAGAGATACGAGATTGGTTCGAATCCGCCATTGCTGGAGAgctgtgaagaagaagaagaggaggacgAATCGAAAAGAGATCTAACGAAAGTGATGGTAATGATAGTGATTGCGCTTGCTGGGTTGTTAGGCGGGAAAGTCTTAGCTATTGTTCTGACAGTATCTTCCTGTCTGTTTCTGAGATTGGTCTGCTCCAAATCTCAAACTATTCTCTGA